From a region of the Sporosarcina ureilytica genome:
- the rimP gene encoding ribosome maturation factor RimP, translated as MTQITSVVEKLVQPIVNDLALELVDIEFVKEGNDWFLRVYVDTPEGDIDIDQCAHVSERLSEELDRTDPISQNYFLEVSSPGAERPLKKEEDFQNAIGQYVYIKTYAPIDGMKEFEGYLLSYGPEGAEVEIRIKTRKVTVLIEQKKIALARLAIDFSA; from the coding sequence ATGACTCAAATTACAAGTGTTGTTGAAAAACTAGTTCAGCCAATTGTAAACGATTTAGCTTTGGAATTAGTCGATATAGAGTTCGTGAAGGAAGGAAATGACTGGTTTTTACGTGTTTATGTAGATACACCAGAAGGCGACATTGATATAGACCAATGTGCACACGTTAGTGAGCGATTAAGCGAAGAATTAGATCGCACAGATCCGATTAGTCAAAATTATTTCTTGGAAGTATCTTCACCAGGTGCTGAAAGACCGTTGAAAAAAGAAGAGGACTTTCAAAATGCAATAGGCCAGTATGTTTATATTAAAACGTATGCCCCTATCGATGGCATGAAAGAATTTGAAGGATATTTACTTTCATACGGTCCTGAAGGTGCAGAAGTAGAAATTCGTATTAAGACTAGAAAAGTAACCGTACTAATTGAACAGAAAAAAATTGCACTTGCGCGATTAGCAATTGACTTTTCCGCATAA
- a CDS encoding phosphatidate cytidylyltransferase, translating into MKQRIITAIVAIAFFVPLVFIGSWPFTLAVYLLATIGLFELLRMRKIQLLSIPGILTWIALAVLLLPAENSAKLENALGYTKVEITFAIVLLLLIYTVIVKNRFTFDHAAFSIFGALYVGIGFYYLIETRIAGIEFIIYALLVIWMTDTGAYFVGRKIGKRKLWPEISPNKTIEGFVGGILSAIIFACIFHAFVPIASSYTYLIVVTIIASIVGQLGDLVESALKRHYDVKDSGNILPGHGGILDRFDSLLFVLPLLHFLHFVV; encoded by the coding sequence ATGAAACAAAGAATCATCACAGCAATCGTTGCAATCGCCTTTTTCGTTCCACTAGTCTTTATTGGAAGTTGGCCGTTCACCCTCGCAGTTTATCTTCTTGCGACAATCGGCCTTTTTGAATTATTAAGAATGAGAAAGATACAACTTTTATCAATCCCTGGAATTCTGACGTGGATAGCACTTGCTGTTTTACTATTACCAGCAGAAAATAGTGCGAAATTAGAAAATGCACTCGGTTATACAAAAGTGGAAATTACTTTTGCCATTGTCCTTTTATTATTAATTTATACGGTTATCGTTAAAAATCGTTTTACTTTTGATCATGCCGCGTTTTCTATTTTTGGTGCGTTATACGTTGGAATCGGCTTTTATTATTTAATTGAAACGCGAATCGCTGGAATTGAGTTTATTATATACGCGCTTCTCGTGATTTGGATGACAGATACTGGTGCGTATTTTGTAGGACGAAAAATCGGGAAACGTAAACTTTGGCCAGAGATTTCGCCGAATAAAACAATTGAAGGCTTTGTTGGTGGGATTCTCTCAGCAATTATTTTTGCATGTATATTCCATGCATTTGTACCGATTGCTTCCTCGTATACTTATTTAATAGTTGTTACAATTATTGCATCAATTGTTGGTCAATTAGGCGACCTCGTTGAATCAGCACTAAAACGACATTATGATGTGAAAGATTCAGGAAACATATTGCCGGGGCATGGTGGGATACTGGATAGGTTTGATAGCCTTCTTTTTGTACTGCCACTCCTTCATTTTCTGCATTTTGTAGTCTAA
- the rseP gene encoding RIP metalloprotease RseP, producing the protein METVIAFIIVFGSLVFFHELGHFLFAKKAGIMVREFAIGFGPKIIGITKGETIYTIRLLPLGGYVRMAGQDFDTVELQPGYRVGLYIGQTGEVEKIYLNQNVSNPDILFMETEKSDLDKELFIEGYSDDGEFVRYPIARNAVIIEKGQETIIAPYDRQFESKSLASRAMTIFAGPLFNFILSFLIFLAIGLLQGVPTNEPVITEVQSSGAAYAGGMQDGDFVKEVNDTPISSWTEFAEIIQKHPGEQLSFLVERNGDLVKLHVVPATIEEAGQKFGQIGVLYTSPVEKNALKAVVFGADQTWTWFKRIFELLGMLVTGKFTIDALSGPVGIYKATEEVAQYGIYNLMHWAAILSINLGIMNLLPLPALDGGRLLFFLFEAIRGKPIDKQKEGMVHFVGIVLLMILMIVVTWNDIQRFFFSS; encoded by the coding sequence ATGGAGACCGTAATTGCGTTTATCATTGTATTCGGTTCCCTCGTCTTTTTTCATGAATTAGGTCATTTCTTATTCGCGAAAAAAGCTGGAATTATGGTGCGTGAATTTGCGATCGGATTTGGTCCGAAAATAATTGGCATTACAAAAGGTGAAACAATCTATACGATTCGCTTGTTGCCGCTTGGTGGTTATGTCCGAATGGCAGGCCAAGATTTTGATACGGTCGAATTACAACCTGGATATCGGGTTGGACTGTATATTGGTCAAACAGGTGAAGTTGAAAAAATCTATTTAAATCAAAATGTATCAAATCCTGATATTTTATTTATGGAAACAGAAAAATCAGATCTTGATAAAGAGTTGTTTATAGAGGGATATAGTGATGACGGGGAATTTGTCCGTTATCCAATTGCAAGAAATGCTGTCATCATTGAAAAAGGACAAGAAACAATTATTGCGCCTTATGATAGACAATTTGAATCGAAATCACTAGCAAGCCGTGCAATGACGATATTTGCCGGGCCGTTATTTAACTTTATTTTATCCTTTTTGATATTCCTGGCAATTGGTTTATTACAAGGCGTTCCTACGAATGAACCGGTGATTACGGAAGTGCAAAGTTCAGGGGCTGCCTATGCAGGGGGCATGCAAGATGGTGACTTTGTAAAAGAAGTAAACGACACACCGATTTCTTCTTGGACCGAATTTGCAGAAATCATTCAAAAACATCCAGGGGAACAACTTTCATTCCTAGTTGAACGAAATGGTGATTTAGTCAAATTACATGTCGTCCCTGCTACGATTGAAGAGGCAGGACAAAAGTTTGGACAAATTGGCGTTCTTTACACAAGTCCAGTTGAAAAAAATGCGCTTAAAGCAGTCGTTTTTGGTGCAGATCAAACGTGGACTTGGTTTAAACGAATATTTGAATTGCTCGGCATGCTCGTAACCGGCAAGTTTACGATTGATGCATTGTCGGGGCCCGTTGGCATTTATAAAGCAACGGAAGAAGTTGCTCAATATGGTATTTATAATTTAATGCACTGGGCTGCGATTTTAAGTATTAACTTGGGGATTATGAATTTGCTCCCATTACCTGCACTTGATGGCGGTAGGTTATTATTCTTCTTATTTGAAGCAATTAGAGGTAAGCCGATTGATAAACAAAAAGAAGGAATGGTTCATTTTGTTGGAATTGTCCTTCTAATGATTCTAATGATTGTTGTCACATGGAATGATATTCAACGATTCTTTTTCAGTAGTTAG
- a CDS encoding PolC-type DNA polymerase III, whose protein sequence is MDGKQDDKMKLHLLLQQINMTDDQFVVHFENALLERVSIHRKSRVWQFNIQLEKLLPIEIYTVFTQRIREAFSAIATIQLNIVCKNPVMDELLIAGYWPYVIEELRDMSPPIRERLTSQKPTITGGKLTFICMNDMELQTMKTKYGPLISDVFETFGFPRLAVDFQLTDDLNSAEEAQKAFLIERQAEEEEMARKALEDLQKREQNRKENDDVPTGPFQLGPPIKHDEPLMEIRNIQDEERSVIVEGFVFDTEVRELRSGRSLLTIKITDYTDSIIVKMFSRNEEDGKLMSSLKKGSWVRARGGIQNDTFVRDLIMMAQSIMEIPPVIRRDLAPNDRKRIELHAHTSMSQMDAVVSASALVEQAAKWGHPAVAITDHGNVQSFPEAYSAGKKHGIKVLFGMEANLVDDGVPIAYGEQHRKLEDDTFVVFDVETTGLSAVYNTIIELAAVKIKNGEVIDTFERFANPHEPISALITNLTGITDDMVKDAPDVDEVVRDYYEWIGDAVLVAHNASFDMGFLYEAYKKAGIPSITYPVIDTLELARFLHPELGNHRLNTLAKKYNIELTQHHRAIYDAEATGYLFIKLLEGAEEKGITHLDDFNKHIGEGDTYKRARPSHCTIIATDDVGMKNLFKLVSYSHMDYFYRVPRIPRSLLINHRQGLLIGSGCSNGEVFEGLMQKSPEEVEEIAKFYDYIEIHPKAVYSHLIDLELIRDEWNMEDIMRKIIKLGKTVDIPVCATGNVHYLDETDAKFREVLVRAQGGANPLNRHSLPEVHFRTTDEMLKEFSFLGEQVAEEIVIDNPHAILERVGDVKPIKDDLYTPEIEGADEEVKQLTYSMAHEIYGEELPEVVVERIEKELKSIIGHGFAVIYLISHKLVKRSLDDGYLVGSRGSVGSSLVATMMEITEVNPLPPHYVCPTCKKAEFFDDGSVSSGYDLPDKKCPDCDVLYTKDGQDIPFETFLGFEGDKVPDIDLNFSGEYQAIAHNYTKELFGEDYVYRAGTIGTVAERTAYGYVRGYMNDNGVHFRGAEIDRLVIGCSGVKRSTGQHPGGIIVVPNTKDIFDFTPIQFPANDLNSAWKTTHFDFHSIENNLLKLDILGHDDPTMIRMLEDLSGIDPLTIPPDDEGVMKLFSGTESLGVTPEQIGTKSGTLGVPEFGTRFVRQMLEETKPTTFSELVQISGLSHGTDVWLGNAQELIKNKVCQLSDVIGCRDDIMVYLIYQGLKPATAFSIMESVRRGRGLTPEFEEAMRAQNVPNWYIESCKKIKYMFPKAHAAAYVLMALRIAYFKVHHPILYYSAYFTVRAADHDLLTVTKGSASIRAKIQEIDAKGLDASPKEKNLLTVLEIALEMCERGFSFAKPDLYKSDATIFVIDGDKLIPPFNAIPSLGTNVAQSIVEARKDGEFLSKEDLQQRGRVSKTVIEYMEELGCLEGMPDANQLSLF, encoded by the coding sequence GTGGATGGTAAACAAGACGATAAAATGAAGCTCCATCTCTTATTACAACAAATTAATATGACAGACGATCAATTTGTTGTGCATTTTGAAAATGCATTATTAGAGCGAGTGAGCATTCATCGTAAATCACGTGTTTGGCAATTTAATATCCAATTAGAGAAATTACTGCCAATCGAAATTTATACAGTTTTTACCCAGAGAATACGAGAAGCATTTTCTGCAATTGCGACAATTCAATTGAACATCGTTTGTAAAAATCCAGTAATGGATGAATTGTTAATTGCTGGTTATTGGCCATATGTGATAGAAGAATTACGAGATATGTCACCGCCAATTCGTGAACGATTAACAAGTCAAAAACCGACGATTACAGGTGGTAAACTCACATTCATCTGTATGAATGATATGGAATTACAGACGATGAAAACAAAGTACGGACCACTTATTTCCGATGTTTTCGAAACGTTTGGCTTTCCAAGGCTTGCCGTTGATTTTCAGCTAACCGATGATTTGAACAGTGCTGAGGAAGCACAAAAAGCTTTTCTAATCGAACGTCAAGCAGAAGAGGAAGAGATGGCTCGAAAAGCATTAGAAGACTTGCAAAAGAGAGAGCAAAATCGTAAAGAAAATGACGATGTTCCAACTGGTCCATTCCAATTGGGACCACCTATTAAACATGACGAACCGCTAATGGAAATAAGAAATATTCAAGATGAAGAGCGTAGCGTTATAGTTGAAGGATTTGTTTTTGATACAGAAGTAAGAGAATTACGGAGTGGCCGTTCTTTATTAACGATTAAAATAACAGATTACACGGACTCCATTATTGTGAAAATGTTTTCCCGTAATGAGGAAGACGGTAAGTTAATGTCCTCCTTGAAAAAAGGTTCATGGGTTCGCGCACGTGGCGGTATTCAAAATGATACGTTCGTTAGAGATTTAATTATGATGGCGCAGTCGATTATGGAAATCCCACCAGTGATTCGAAGAGATTTAGCCCCTAATGATCGAAAGCGTATAGAATTACATGCACATACATCAATGAGTCAAATGGATGCAGTTGTTTCGGCTTCAGCATTAGTGGAGCAAGCGGCGAAGTGGGGGCATCCTGCTGTAGCGATTACAGACCATGGCAACGTGCAATCTTTCCCTGAAGCCTATTCAGCCGGTAAAAAGCATGGCATAAAAGTATTGTTCGGTATGGAAGCCAATTTAGTCGATGATGGTGTTCCAATTGCGTACGGTGAACAACATCGTAAACTTGAAGATGATACGTTTGTCGTATTTGACGTAGAGACGACCGGACTTTCAGCTGTTTATAACACCATTATCGAACTTGCCGCGGTGAAGATTAAAAACGGAGAAGTCATTGATACATTTGAACGATTTGCAAATCCGCACGAACCAATCTCTGCCCTTATTACAAATTTGACAGGGATTACGGATGATATGGTAAAAGATGCTCCGGATGTCGATGAAGTCGTTCGAGATTATTATGAATGGATAGGGGACGCTGTTCTGGTCGCGCATAACGCTTCATTTGATATGGGCTTCTTATACGAAGCTTATAAAAAAGCGGGAATCCCAAGCATTACGTACCCAGTAATCGACACGCTCGAACTGGCACGTTTTCTACATCCGGAACTCGGAAATCACAGACTAAATACGTTAGCGAAAAAATACAATATTGAACTGACACAACATCACCGTGCAATTTACGATGCGGAAGCAACGGGGTATTTGTTTATTAAGTTATTAGAAGGTGCAGAGGAAAAAGGGATTACGCATTTAGATGATTTTAATAAACATATTGGAGAAGGCGATACCTATAAACGTGCTAGACCGTCCCACTGTACAATTATTGCGACAGACGATGTTGGGATGAAAAATTTATTTAAGCTCGTATCTTATTCGCATATGGATTATTTTTATCGTGTGCCACGAATTCCACGTTCATTACTTATAAATCACCGACAAGGGTTACTCATTGGCTCAGGATGTTCTAATGGTGAAGTATTTGAAGGGCTTATGCAAAAATCGCCTGAAGAGGTAGAAGAAATTGCGAAGTTCTATGACTATATAGAAATTCATCCGAAAGCTGTCTATTCGCATTTAATTGACTTAGAACTTATCCGTGATGAATGGAATATGGAAGATATAATGCGGAAAATCATTAAACTAGGGAAAACGGTCGATATACCAGTCTGTGCGACAGGAAATGTGCATTATCTCGATGAAACTGATGCGAAGTTTAGAGAAGTTCTCGTTCGCGCGCAGGGCGGGGCAAATCCTTTAAACCGACATTCCTTACCGGAAGTCCATTTCCGAACGACTGATGAAATGCTTAAAGAGTTTTCGTTCCTCGGTGAACAGGTGGCAGAAGAAATTGTCATCGACAACCCTCATGCGATATTAGAAAGAGTCGGAGATGTCAAACCGATAAAAGATGATTTGTATACGCCTGAAATTGAAGGTGCGGATGAAGAAGTTAAGCAATTAACTTATTCAATGGCCCATGAAATTTATGGTGAAGAGTTACCAGAAGTTGTCGTTGAACGGATTGAGAAGGAACTGAAATCCATTATTGGACACGGATTCGCGGTAATTTATTTAATTTCCCATAAGCTTGTAAAACGTTCACTCGACGACGGTTATTTAGTTGGGTCGAGGGGTTCCGTTGGTTCTTCACTTGTTGCGACGATGATGGAAATTACGGAAGTTAATCCACTTCCACCGCATTATGTTTGTCCAACTTGTAAAAAAGCGGAGTTCTTCGATGATGGTTCCGTAAGTTCAGGATATGACTTACCTGATAAAAAATGTCCAGATTGTGATGTATTGTATACGAAAGATGGACAAGATATTCCGTTCGAAACATTCCTAGGTTTCGAAGGTGATAAGGTACCTGATATTGATCTCAACTTCAGCGGTGAATACCAAGCAATTGCGCATAATTATACGAAGGAATTATTCGGAGAAGACTATGTTTACCGTGCTGGAACAATTGGTACTGTTGCAGAGCGTACAGCTTACGGTTATGTAAGAGGGTATATGAATGATAACGGCGTCCATTTCCGCGGTGCTGAAATCGACCGTCTCGTAATCGGGTGTTCAGGTGTTAAACGAAGTACTGGACAACACCCGGGGGGAATAATCGTTGTACCGAATACAAAGGATATCTTTGACTTTACACCCATTCAATTCCCAGCCAATGATTTAAATTCAGCATGGAAAACAACGCATTTCGATTTCCATTCGATAGAAAATAACTTGTTAAAACTAGATATTCTAGGTCATGATGATCCAACAATGATTAGAATGCTCGAAGATTTATCAGGGATTGATCCACTTACGATTCCGCCCGATGATGAAGGCGTCATGAAATTATTTAGTGGCACAGAATCGCTTGGCGTAACACCAGAACAAATTGGTACTAAATCGGGAACGCTTGGTGTGCCAGAGTTTGGAACGCGTTTCGTTCGTCAAATGCTTGAGGAGACGAAACCGACTACATTCTCAGAACTCGTTCAAATTTCTGGTCTTTCTCACGGGACAGACGTTTGGCTTGGAAATGCCCAAGAGTTAATTAAAAACAAAGTCTGTCAGCTCTCTGACGTAATTGGTTGTCGTGATGATATCATGGTTTATTTAATCTACCAAGGGCTGAAACCTGCGACTGCCTTTAGTATTATGGAGTCCGTTCGTAGGGGACGCGGGCTAACGCCTGAATTTGAAGAAGCGATGAGAGCACAAAATGTACCAAATTGGTATATTGAATCATGTAAAAAGATTAAATATATGTTCCCGAAAGCGCATGCTGCTGCATATGTGTTAATGGCACTTCGGATTGCTTATTTTAAAGTCCATCATCCGATTCTTTACTATTCAGCATACTTTACAGTCAGAGCTGCTGACCATGATTTATTGACAGTGACGAAAGGTTCGGCATCGATTCGAGCTAAAATCCAAGAGATTGATGCGAAAGGCCTTGATGCATCACCGAAAGAGAAAAACTTGCTTACGGTATTGGAAATTGCGTTGGAAATGTGTGAACGTGGTTTTTCATTTGCGAAGCCAGATTTATACAAATCGGATGCAACGATATTTGTTATTGATGGAGATAAATTAATACCTCCTTTTAATGCAATTCCATCACTTGGTACGAATGTAGCGCAATCGATTGTCGAAGCAAGGAAAGATGGCGAGTTCCTATCCAAGGAAGATTTACAGCAACGGGGTCGTGTTTCAAAAACAGTCATCGAGTATATGGAAGAACTTGGCTGTCTAGAAGGGATGCCTGACGCAAATCAATTGTCGTTGTTCTAA
- a CDS encoding isoprenyl transferase yields MLNKLMRKKSMESDISLTEKIANVKSRQIPAHVAIIMDGNGRWAKKRNLPRIAGHHEGMKTVRKIARMANDIGIKVLTLYAFSTENWKRPKLEIDFLMKLPGEFLNTYLSELIEENVKVEMIGNPNLLPEHTKKAIQKAIDATKHNDGMILNFAMNYGSRLEIIQCMQELAKKTLNGELNWEDINEDVVNSHLMTAHLPEPDLLIRTSGEVRLSNFMLWQLAYAEFSFTDVLWPDFDEQCLLNSVQEFQSRSRRFGNVEGEEVE; encoded by the coding sequence ATGCTAAATAAACTTATGCGAAAGAAAAGTATGGAATCCGATATTTCGTTAACGGAAAAAATTGCAAATGTCAAAAGCAGACAAATCCCTGCTCATGTAGCAATTATTATGGATGGAAACGGTAGATGGGCGAAGAAACGTAATTTACCAAGGATAGCGGGGCACCATGAAGGAATGAAGACAGTCCGCAAGATTGCGCGAATGGCGAATGATATTGGAATCAAAGTCCTTACACTCTACGCTTTTTCCACAGAAAACTGGAAGCGACCGAAATTAGAAATAGACTTTCTAATGAAACTTCCTGGAGAGTTTCTGAATACATATCTTTCTGAACTCATCGAAGAAAACGTAAAGGTGGAAATGATTGGGAATCCGAATTTATTACCTGAGCATACGAAAAAAGCGATTCAAAAGGCGATTGATGCGACTAAACATAATGACGGGATGATATTGAATTTCGCAATGAATTATGGGAGCCGGTTGGAAATCATACAATGTATGCAAGAATTAGCCAAAAAGACTTTAAATGGCGAATTGAATTGGGAAGATATTAATGAAGATGTTGTCAATTCCCATCTGATGACGGCTCATTTACCGGAACCGGACTTGCTTATTCGAACGAGCGGAGAAGTAAGGCTATCTAATTTCATGTTATGGCAACTTGCGTACGCGGAATTTTCATTTACAGATGTATTGTGGCCGGATTTTGATGAACAATGTTTGTTAAATTCAGTACAGGAATTTCAATCACGTAGTAGAAGGTTCGGCAATGTGGAAGGAGAAGAAGTCGAATGA
- a CDS encoding proline--tRNA ligase, whose translation MKQSRAFIPTLRENPTDVETTSHQLLLRAGFLRRHTSGVYSYLPFGLKVLRKIEAIIREEMDAIDAVEMVTPILQESELSQERMEIDGDGSDLFHLQDERNRTYILGALHTELMTSLIKEEVKSYKQLPLTLYQIITKFQDEPRPRFGLLVNREFVKSEAYSFHISDESLHETYEQMKEAYSNIFTKLNLDCYIVDSDASMPDNLGVHQFIAKANNGDEEIAYSSTGSFATSVEQAIVSNHYEKSDEILHEVEKVKTPNKRSIQEVADFLDVSIEKCMKTLIYKADDEIVVVICRGDHKINEIKLKNAIAAQSVELAEEEAVKTLLSCEPGSIGPVQLPVGVKIVADFAVAAIVNGVAGANEDDYHLLNVNPEKDFAVNQYADLRYAEEGDIAPDGIGTIKFTKGFEVGRLDALGTTYSKPMNATFIDEAGTEKSMIMGRYGMNVSRIMAVIAEQYNDEFGLKWPKNLSPYDIHLVPINLNDAIQKELADNLYKLLQTYRFEVLYDDRPERAGVKFADADLIGLPIRITIGKKAKDGILEVKFRETGEITEWQVEEVTEKLQAYFTLN comes from the coding sequence ATGAAACAGTCACGAGCGTTTATACCGACATTGCGCGAGAATCCAACTGATGTGGAAACGACATCCCATCAACTTTTATTGCGTGCGGGGTTTCTACGTCGACATACAAGTGGAGTTTATTCATATTTACCTTTTGGATTGAAAGTATTAAGGAAAATCGAAGCGATCATTCGTGAAGAAATGGATGCAATTGATGCTGTAGAAATGGTGACGCCGATTTTACAAGAATCCGAGCTGTCACAAGAACGAATGGAAATAGATGGAGACGGTAGTGATTTATTTCATTTGCAAGATGAACGAAATCGTACCTATATACTAGGTGCCCTACATACAGAGCTGATGACTTCATTAATTAAAGAAGAAGTTAAATCCTATAAACAGTTACCTTTAACATTGTATCAAATAATAACAAAATTTCAGGACGAGCCCCGGCCACGTTTTGGACTACTAGTAAATCGTGAATTTGTGAAATCAGAAGCCTATTCTTTTCATATTTCTGATGAAAGTTTACATGAAACTTATGAACAGATGAAAGAAGCCTATTCAAATATTTTCACGAAATTGAATCTAGATTGTTATATAGTTGATTCAGATGCTAGCATGCCGGATAATCTTGGTGTACATCAGTTCATCGCGAAAGCCAACAATGGCGATGAGGAAATTGCCTATAGCAGTACAGGTTCATTTGCGACAAGTGTGGAACAGGCAATTGTTAGCAATCATTATGAAAAGTCAGATGAAATACTTCATGAAGTGGAGAAAGTAAAAACGCCAAATAAAAGATCCATTCAGGAAGTTGCTGATTTTTTAGACGTCTCGATAGAAAAATGTATGAAAACACTCATTTATAAAGCAGATGATGAAATCGTCGTTGTCATTTGTCGAGGCGATCATAAAATAAACGAAATAAAACTTAAAAATGCAATTGCTGCCCAATCGGTCGAATTAGCCGAAGAAGAAGCAGTAAAAACGTTACTATCTTGTGAGCCTGGCTCAATTGGCCCGGTGCAATTGCCAGTAGGTGTGAAAATCGTTGCAGACTTTGCAGTTGCTGCAATTGTGAATGGGGTAGCTGGAGCCAATGAAGATGATTATCATTTACTCAACGTCAATCCTGAAAAAGATTTTGCTGTGAATCAATATGCGGATTTGCGTTATGCTGAAGAAGGTGATATAGCGCCCGACGGTATTGGCACAATAAAGTTTACAAAAGGATTTGAAGTAGGGCGGCTCGATGCGCTAGGGACAACATATAGCAAGCCAATGAACGCGACCTTTATTGATGAAGCAGGGACCGAAAAATCAATGATTATGGGGCGTTACGGCATGAATGTGTCTCGCATTATGGCAGTGATTGCTGAACAGTATAATGACGAGTTTGGTTTAAAATGGCCTAAAAACTTATCCCCGTATGACATTCATCTCGTGCCAATCAACTTAAACGACGCTATTCAAAAAGAACTCGCAGATAATTTGTATAAACTTCTTCAAACGTATCGCTTTGAGGTGCTGTACGACGATCGTCCCGAACGTGCAGGTGTAAAGTTTGCAGATGCTGATTTAATCGGATTGCCAATACGAATTACAATCGGGAAGAAAGCGAAAGACGGAATATTAGAAGTGAAATTTCGAGAGACTGGTGAAATAACCGAATGGCAGGTTGAAGAAGTGACCGAAAAGCTTCAAGCATATTTTACTTTGAATTAA
- a CDS encoding 1-deoxy-D-xylulose-5-phosphate reductoisomerase, which produces MKKKISLLGATGSIGVQTLDILKSNPNKFELVSFSAGLNIDKVREIARTFQPSMVSVIRQEDAKALQSEFPSITFVYGAEGLKEVAARTGADILVNAVIGSVGLGPTLEAIRAGITIAIANKETLVAAGEIVMDEARKFNVPLLPVDSEHSALFQSLNGENPKEITKLILTASGGSFRNLTRDELSNVTVEEALAHPNWSMGNKLTIDSATMMNKGLEVIEAHHLFDIPYEQIDVLLHRESIIHSMVEFQDTSVMAQLGSPDMRVPIQYALTYPHRIPMQNAKRLRLEEIGQLHFEKIDFKRFKALALAYEAGKVGGTMPTAMNAANEIAVSLFMKGHISFLEIDEIVERVMDEHKTIVKPTLEAILEVDKNTRNTVHAMVQ; this is translated from the coding sequence ATGAAAAAGAAAATTAGTTTATTAGGTGCAACAGGTTCTATTGGTGTACAAACATTAGATATACTAAAATCAAATCCAAATAAATTTGAACTCGTATCTTTTTCAGCTGGTCTGAATATTGATAAGGTACGAGAAATCGCAAGGACATTTCAACCGAGTATGGTTTCTGTCATTAGGCAGGAAGATGCAAAAGCTTTACAGTCGGAATTTCCAAGTATCACATTTGTATACGGAGCAGAAGGGTTGAAAGAAGTTGCTGCCCGTACAGGTGCGGATATTTTAGTGAATGCGGTCATTGGAAGTGTTGGATTAGGTCCAACGTTAGAAGCAATCCGGGCAGGCATTACAATCGCAATTGCGAATAAAGAAACACTCGTCGCAGCAGGGGAAATTGTGATGGACGAAGCGAGAAAGTTCAATGTGCCACTCCTTCCAGTAGATAGTGAGCATTCAGCCTTATTTCAGTCATTGAATGGTGAAAATCCTAAAGAAATTACCAAGTTAATATTAACTGCATCAGGAGGTAGTTTTAGAAATTTAACGCGTGATGAATTATCAAATGTGACGGTCGAGGAAGCATTGGCACATCCAAACTGGTCAATGGGAAATAAATTAACAATTGACTCAGCGACGATGATGAATAAAGGGCTTGAAGTGATAGAGGCTCACCATTTATTTGATATTCCCTACGAGCAGATTGACGTCTTGCTGCACCGAGAAAGCATCATCCATTCTATGGTTGAATTTCAAGATACTAGTGTGATGGCACAACTAGGATCTCCGGATATGCGCGTACCAATTCAGTATGCCTTAACGTATCCACATCGGATTCCAATGCAAAATGCAAAGCGTCTTCGATTAGAAGAAATTGGTCAATTACATTTTGAAAAAATTGATTTTAAACGTTTTAAAGCACTTGCACTTGCCTATGAAGCAGGTAAAGTTGGGGGCACAATGCCTACAGCGATGAATGCTGCAAATGAAATTGCTGTTAGTTTATTTATGAAGGGTCACATTTCGTTTTTAGAAATCGATGAAATTGTTGAACGTGTTATGGACGAACATAAAACGATTGTAAAACCAACACTTGAAGCAATTTTAGAAGTAGATAAGAACACTAGAAACACAGTCCATGCTATGGTACAGTGA